The DNA region tgggaactattttcagctgcagatacAATGTTGCTCAATACACCTCCGGTGTACTAGTCAGTATTCATGGCAGCTGTATTTAATGTGGAATTGacttaaaataaactacagtgcctgTGTTAATGTCATGAAGGAAGATTAACCCGGTGCAATAGTGTGGCTCATTGCAACAACAGAGGTTCTGTGGCATTGAGAAATAAACATCTGGCTACACATGAAACACTTGTAAATAGGATAATTCTAGCAGTGTGATTTCTGCAGCAATCAAACAATTGCTTTGTTCTTCTCgctctttattatttttattctgacCTTGTTTCTTTGGCACTTAACTAGTCCCACACTGTTACAGCTCGAAACACGGTTCCAATTCtaatatgttgaaaatgtttcagtgatGTAGgctaattattttattattattagcatatTCCAGTAATTCCACATATAAtttcttaaaatatgaaaatgtataatgACATTCAATAGGATGATCCAACTGAGTTGGAAACTTTGTAACTTTGAAACTCAACTGCTCTGACATAAACTTTAAAACGTTCAGCAAACTTTCGATATTCAAAGTTGTGTTCTGTGTTGTGATACCTTTTGTACTTTTGGAGCAATTTAAGTCTGAAGTGAGGGCTTTTACAGAACTTTTCAGATCTTATCAGTGTGCATGTCATCAggcacagaaaaagaaaacacctcGCTCCCACAGTTTTAACTCCACAATCACACCTCAAATTGTTGCCACAAGCCTcttttctctcaaaatgtaaatatatttcctaAAGGAGTTATAGCTTTTGAGATCTAAATCATAATTGGTAGGGAGAGGGCTGTCCAgtttaaacttacagattctctcttcaaACACTGTGTACAGATACTATATATCCTCCTTCTCAGCTAATCCTGCTgccactaatgatgtacaaatctctgggctacaagctttatttttcagcaaatcagtttctcctcaacaaaatgagacttttttttaacatgtcaaGGCTAGTCTGCCAGCTCGGTGGTTTAAGCACAGTTCTCATGGTCGGCTTCCCTATGAGATTACAAGGTTGAGGGTTTGATGCTCcttgtaaaagaagaaaatgcagacaaagagacacacagctggTTCCAAGTAAAGTACATGTAAAGTCAAACCTTAAGTTGCTTCAGGTTTTATTCACAATTCAAAATTGCTTcagtctcacaaacacacacacacacacaaaaaacaatacaaagaaaGACTCTACACTACATTCTggcatgtacaaacacacacacaaaccccacTCCTTGTCACCTTGTCTCCTCtattcaaattaatttgttaGGAAACAGTGTTAGTGTATTTGAATatacttcccagcatgcattgcagTGATGTGAAAATTGTCCAGAAATCCTTTAGACTGGACAATTGACACCATAGGTGCCATGGTGggtctttttaaatgtgtgtcaGAGGAGGAAATGCTTTCTCTCTgatcaacattaaaacaattcaaacaaTGATGGAGAGATAGATATatctagatagatagatatacaCGTTACTCGCTGCAGACAGTTACACGTGTTGGTAACAGAGGCCATTTCAAAGAGCAGTGCTCCTAGAGTATCTGACCTCTAGCAATACAGTGATACCGCATATCAAACAAAAGTAACAAATATGTGGCCCAGTTTCATGAGTTGAATAAAAGATATTGTTATTGTGCGACTGCTGCAAGCAACTGTGGGTTCCTGTGGGTTCCAATTTATGGATATGGGCCACACCCATTCGTGTCTTCAaaatgtttctgtcattttacatttttgggtAAAAGAAGTTTGTGCTTCTTATTTTGCATATTTCATCCTATCTTCACCAAACTCGGTGCATACCATATTTGGATGACCCTGAACAAAActtatcagtttgtttttcaatattttttactgtttgcctGTAATTGGTCACCAAATCTTTGTTGGTGTGGTCCAATACACATTGAATATGTCTCCTAAATGCATCATTCAGTTGGAACTAAATTTGGCAATGCAGAACAGACAGGTATGCTGAACAAGTCTgtagcatttgatacaatttcacctgtaggtggGGCTacaaaatttaacaaaattgctgctggagcagcagctaGCAGTCTAAACAGCTAGCATCAATAATGCATTCTCTTAAGGGAATGGACATTCTAGTTAGTGTAGGTCTTCTCATGAGATTTAGTCACAATAAGAGAAATATGCAATATTACCAGGCTAAACtggtgtttgcatgtgtattgGTGAGAGATCATACAAtattatttcttaaaatgttttatttcatggaCATTCAAATATtctaaaaacagatttttgttaAGACACTGTAAAATCAACAGCAGTTAAAATCTCTGCCATCACCCTGGTGCACACCTCAGTGTCCTCAGACTGGGTATTCACCACATAATTCTGCAGACCTTCAGCATTACTCTGTGCTGAGGCTGCAGAGATGCCACTTCTTGTTGACTCACATGAGCATCTTCCCTCCTGACATGGACCGCTAATGGTCCTCATAATATTGTGCATCAGGTGTCTTTAGTCACAAGCTGGCTATCACAGCTACAGTCACAAGTGCTACAGTGATGGAGAGTTTGGCTGTGACATTCAGGCAGGAGTTACAGTACGGCCAATCACAGCAGGCGTAGCTCATGGTGTAGATGATTCCTTTGAGGCGGAGGCGGTGCACTTGGCTGCAGTCCttctctgccatgcagccacgGGCCGACAGGGCACTATAGTTACCGTAACGACCATCTGCCTTGAAACACAGCTCATCAGGAGGGCACTCTGTCACGATGAGCTCGAATGATATCTCTTTCTCCAGGACAGGGCTGTAGTAGCAGCGCAGGTTGTCACAGAGCAGCGACGGGAGAAGGTGGAACCACAACACAGTAATATGCAGGAGCTGCAACATGTTCGGCCTGCAAGGATAAGAGAGGCCTGGTGATTTACTGGTTTGACTTAATATTGTGGATATAAAAGTCACAGGAGAGTACTACAGCAAGTTAATAGTACACACTTCCATAAAGTTTAGGAACTTGTCAGagttacaaaaacaacagtcagaatcAAGGTAGCAGAGGCTGATATACCGTAACTTCAGGTTCCAAAAGCACTAGATCTTACTCTTTACATAATACAACCtaatagcatctttcattagaccctTCCTTGTAAATTCCTATATTACACTCCACTAGTTTGGACTAACTCAATCCTCTTCGTCATATGTGGGACATAAGGCCACAACAAGCTCCCGCCATCATTCCTGATCCTTGAACAACATGTTGAGCCTCCTGCCCCCACCTAGTTAGGTTCATCTTGGCACTTTCATGTCAGGCTTGACAAAGCTTCTCCAGAGTTCCTGCAGCTCCTGTTTTAATAGGCTGTGTAGTAATCAACATGACTAGGATATTGACTTTGACACATAAAAATCTGTTGAGTGCCCCTTTAAGTCATCTTTTATCACTTCTCATCCctctgtttaatgttttttgtcttcagGAACATTCATTAGTGAAACCATAGAAATTCAGCAAGTTAAGGGACATTCCTTATCCTTGCAACACACAGGTGTTAATGGTTTCTACTGATCACTCTTTCTACTGTCACGTTCAAAATGCTAAAGGTTGTTGAGGTGGAAAGTGATGCCACAAACAGAATTCCAGCCTGCAACTTTACAAACAATATGTAAAGACTCACGTGAACATTCTACAAATTTTTAACTCCAGTCAAAACTTTTCAGCGCTTCTCCTGACGAACTCTAATCTTACTGCTTACTCCAGATCTTCCTGCAGAGGCCACACCTTCCAACACACCTGTTTGTGAAATCTACACAGACCAACTACACCAAGTGGGAGGTTAAATATGGTGCTTTTATTTGTTGCATTCATTGATAACcacataaataataatcatcagAATGTAGTCACTGAAAATATACCAGGAGGAGGGCTGACAAGTCCACCTTTTTCTCTCTGGAGCAAAACTTTATCATAAACAGCACAGACTGTGATTTAGTTTCTTATAAATTCTTGCAAAAATACCAATCACAGTGTAAACATGATGAAATCAGACTCTGGTAAGTGCCTATGGCTAACAGGCCTCTCCACAGTCTTCAATACTATAAATACAACTATGATGCAGAGGTAGATAATAGGGAGGTGCTTGGTGATGTGTAATTTGCACATGAATCCCAAAGCTCCTCCCTAAGAACATGAGTGATGTTGATGtaatctgttttgtttgtgatcaTCCCCAGTAGCTTCTTCAGGCTGACATCAGACTTCGGCGGTCCATTACATTTGTCTTTGCAGCAGCAGGTGTGGCTGACATTGTACTTGACTCCCCGATAAGAGGTGATTTCATGGGAACCACAGAGCTCACTGTCCACACAGCCCTGAGCAGACAGGATGTGCATGGAGCCGAAGTGGCCCCTGGAGCTGGAACAGTGCTGATGGGGCAGACAC from Thunnus albacares chromosome 7, fThuAlb1.1, whole genome shotgun sequence includes:
- the bncr gene encoding protein Bouncer isoform X4 is translated as MLQLLHITVLWFHLLPSLLCDNLRCYYSPVLEKEISFELIVTECPPDELCFKADGRYGNYSALSARGCMAEKDCSQVHRLRLKGIIYTMSYACCDWPYCNSCLNVTAKLSITVALVTVAVIASL
- the LOC122986434 gene encoding protein Bouncer-like gives rise to the protein MGLQRNQSPDIHLLGPHYFLTSVLLATALVLPAFTLDGLLCFYCPLQHKSKSCPKITSQCLPHQHCSSSRGHFGSMHILSAQGCVDSELCGSHEITSYRGVKYNVSHTCCCKDKCNGPPKSDVSLKKLLGMITNKTDYINITHVLREELWDSCANYTSPSTSLLSTSAS
- the bncr gene encoding protein Bouncer isoform X3, which translates into the protein MFTPNMLQLLHITVLWFHLLPSLLCDNLRCYYSPVLEKEISFELIVTECPPDELCFKADGRYGNYSALSARGCMAEKDCSQVHRLRLKGIIYTMSYACCDWPYCNSCLNVTAKLSITVALVTVAVIASL
- the bncr gene encoding protein Bouncer isoform X2: MNLTRPNMLQLLHITVLWFHLLPSLLCDNLRCYYSPVLEKEISFELIVTECPPDELCFKADGRYGNYSALSARGCMAEKDCSQVHRLRLKGIIYTMSYACCDWPYCNSCLNVTAKLSITVALVTVAVIASL
- the bncr gene encoding protein Bouncer isoform X1; the encoded protein is MTKRIEPNMLQLLHITVLWFHLLPSLLCDNLRCYYSPVLEKEISFELIVTECPPDELCFKADGRYGNYSALSARGCMAEKDCSQVHRLRLKGIIYTMSYACCDWPYCNSCLNVTAKLSITVALVTVAVIASL